In the genome of Aridibaculum aurantiacum, one region contains:
- a CDS encoding DUF58 domain-containing protein: MTTQEILKKVRELEIKSKRLTNHLFTGEYHTAFKGRGMAFKEVRDYSAGDDPRFIDWNVSARMGHTYSKVFEEERELSVYLLVDISASNLFGTFRQSKKDLITEMCAVLAFSAITNNDKVGVILFSDHVEKFIPAKKGRDHVLYMVRELIDFDARSSYTDVVKALRFLNNTTRHKSIVFVLSDFADAGYSDVLRVAAKRHDVVGVQVYDKRDETLPAIGLVQVKDAETGKVVLLDTNDAFTRQKYHEQFQRVLQDAKAAFRTAGADLLQISTGDDYVKLLQQFFIRRA, from the coding sequence ATGACCACCCAAGAGATACTGAAAAAAGTGCGTGAGCTGGAGATAAAGAGCAAGCGGCTTACGAACCACCTGTTTACGGGTGAGTATCATACTGCATTTAAGGGTAGGGGTATGGCTTTTAAGGAAGTGCGGGATTATTCAGCAGGTGATGATCCAAGGTTTATCGATTGGAATGTTTCTGCACGAATGGGTCATACTTACAGTAAGGTGTTTGAAGAAGAACGTGAGCTGTCTGTTTATTTATTAGTTGATATCAGCGCCAGCAACTTGTTTGGAACATTCAGGCAGAGCAAGAAAGATTTGATTACGGAGATGTGTGCTGTGCTTGCTTTTTCTGCAATTACCAACAACGATAAAGTAGGCGTGATCTTATTTAGCGATCATGTAGAGAAATTCATACCTGCGAAAAAAGGACGCGATCATGTGCTGTATATGGTACGTGAGCTTATAGATTTTGATGCACGGTCATCTTATACCGACGTGGTGAAAGCCCTGCGGTTTTTAAACAATACAACGCGTCATAAAAGCATTGTATTTGTGCTAAGCGATTTTGCAGATGCCGGCTATAGCGATGTGCTTCGGGTAGCAGCTAAACGCCACGATGTAGTAGGTGTGCAGGTGTATGACAAGCGAGATGAAACTTTGCCGGCTATTGGCCTGGTGCAGGTAAAGGATGCAGAAACAGGAAAAGTTGTTTTGTTAGATACAAACGATGCTTTCACGCGGCAAAAGTATCATGAGCAATTTCAGCGTGTATTACAGGATGCAAAAGCAGCTTTCAGAACCGCCGGTGCAGACCTGTTGCAGATTTCTACAGGCGATGATTATGTAAAGCTTTTACAACAATTTTTTATCAGGAGAGCATAA